Proteins encoded by one window of Deinococcus sedimenti:
- a CDS encoding helix-turn-helix domain-containing protein — protein sequence MKEDGMTQEAVAQQMNVDRVYINRMLNNGTSKIPMRWGQLLDLLGLELVIRRKQDR from the coding sequence ATGAAAGAGGACGGTATGACCCAGGAGGCCGTGGCGCAGCAGATGAACGTGGACCGCGTCTACATCAACCGCATGCTCAACAACGGCACCAGCAAGATCCCGATGCGCTGGGGCCAGCTCCTGGATCTGCTCGGCCTCGAACTGGTCATCCGACGCAAACAGGACCGGTAG